Proteins encoded within one genomic window of Anastrepha ludens isolate Willacy chromosome 4, idAnaLude1.1, whole genome shotgun sequence:
- the LOC128861001 gene encoding protein FAM91A1, protein MTSEKVVEDIGNCVRQNIPWAAVPIHLKQVLHNNQRDYEKYVFNYSLKNQLRFRGNLTSKVFRHEQRYYELLVQKSINGLLLFPYHLADIITKGLRVTPFNYYLDLLSQLLRNDKSYDTLPNFTAADCLRVLGIGRNEYLSLISNLKTHTTRALLFSAKPNPLDFLPRFPVRIHIAPWWRIEVGYVLEADIRYVTTTERSLIDDLIDFGSQTAGKYDYGVVHSLYRKGLIYLDIPISGEDRIRIPPLRNFVMNRTSGDYFENLLYKIFVSADEHMTISELAQMLQVDLDSVKQAVSLFCRLGFARRKDPICNSPSAETKYHTSWEQYQLEESMAREPPQITPLNYNNFITSEATAERAEAAQYSPILAQQQEKQQDKDSSSIGYLSSDGNTSDFSFANMPSPTPQAMQSGGGEHNNSEEQDLSSELDDLSESTTKLSIKEVSTTAKEGKISTVAEKTGKRVGFLFDSTLTAFLMMGNLSPGLKNHAVTMFEVGKLSEESMDSFLAELEKVSLLDAEGEGDVSRYFAHAVILRSTICSLRHLLPGGLDLLRLECLECLDQKTRDRVLEKKYKFIISSTPLTASLSHVFSIPFFGQFYRSSDSSHMWIKLFYNHITGYGPPSIFLCRGTVLKTLPRIFLGYGKLLVNILHSDSYVLNSENFRNLNDQLKNGCILVQGYGIRQPGQLRYEAFPFNRKDPRQLEWANHKAVQQLARQMDLVHNCGFITFLNTGVPDIGCESFELQVHLRHPKSKVKPTIEPTGGVVETSCSKEIVPNAVSQATAPIQVSTVAQPQDLLSPGDGSEVTSFARLSASPLNTRQLKSPDENYFAVSPQNGSPSNVFTSADCNELLASELAKCDADSAAQNNKTELVSQSSVEIPISIVANNAQANSILDSPDTSSEETTTEEWTLLDVNFGVPLFDVDCNTRICEQIVRKLHRNENLQTLPTKASHMNEIFMNFVKQCMYFEDEPNIEQLKIGRLLPYPRINLAFENGRVCYWSGR, encoded by the exons ATGACGTCTGAGAAGGTCGTTGAAGATATTGGAAATTGCGTTCGTCAAAACATTCCGTGGGCTGCCGTACCGATACACCTGAAGCAGGTGCTACACAACAATCAACGTGactatgaaaaatatgttttcaattaCAGCCTAAAAAATCAGTTGCGTTTTCGAGGTAATCTTACATCTAAGGTATTCCGCCATGAGCAGCGCTACTACGAACTACTTGTGCAGAAAAGCATCAATGGTCTGCTACTGTTCCCATATCATCTGGCTGATATTATAACAAAAGGATTACGCGTAACGCCCTTCAACTATTATCTGGATTTGTTGAGTCAATTACTACGCAATGATAAGTCGTACGACACCCTTCCAAATTTCACCGCCGCCGATTGTCTACGTGTACTGGGCATAGGACGTAATGAATATTTATCACTGATAAGCAATCTGAAGACGCATACAACACGTGCGCTGCTCTTTAGTGCCAAACCGAATCCACTGGATTTCTTGCCTCGCTTTCCAGTACGTATACACATTGCACCGTGGTGGCGCATTGAGGTAGGCTATGTATTGGAAGCAGACATTAGATATGTAACAACAACGGAACGCAGCCTTATCGATGATCTAATCGATTTTGGCTCACAAACTGCAGGAAAATATGACTATGGCGTGGTACATAGTCTGTATCGCAAAGGGCTAATATACTTAGATATACCCATATCAGGCGAGGATCGCATCAGAATACCGCCCCTACGCAACTTCGTAATGAATCGTACCAGTGGCGATTACTTCGAGAATTTGCTTTATAAAATCTTTGTTAGTGCCGATGAGCACATGACTATTTCCGAATTGGCACAAATGTTGCAAGTTGATTTGGATTCAGTCAAGCAGGCAGTATCGCTCTTTTGTCGTTTAGGTTTTGCGCGCCGCAAAGACCCCATCTGCAATAGCCCGAGCGCTGAGACTAAGTACCACACCAGTTGGGAGCAATATCAGTTGGAAGAATCTATGGCTCGCGAACCGCCACAAATCACTCCGCTCAACTATAACAACTTCATTACATCAGAGGCAACGGCTGAACGCGCTGAAGCAGCACAAtatagtccaattttggcacagCAACAGGAAAAGCAACAGGATAAGGATAGCAGTTCTATTGGATATCTCTCATCTGATGGCAATACCAGTGATTTCAGCTTTGCCAATATGCCGTCGCCAACACCGCAAGCGATGCAGAGCGGTGGTGGAGAACACAATAATTCCGAGGAGCAAGATCTCAGCTCTGAATTGGACGATTTAAGTGAGAGTACCACAAAGTTAAGTATCAAAGAAGTATCCACAACTGCCAAAGAAGGCAAGATTTCTACTGTGGCGGAAAAAACAGGAAAACGTGTTGGATTTCTTTTCGATTCAACGCTAACTGCCTTCCTGATGATGGGTAATTTATCACCCGGCTTGAAAAATCATGCAGTCACTATGTTTGAAGTGGGAAAATTGTCTGAGGAAAGCATGGACTCATTTCTGGCGGAGTTGGAAAAAGTTTCGCTCTTAGATGCCGAGGGTGAGGGAGACGTTTCGCGTTATTTTGCGCACGCCGTTATTTTACGGTCAACTATTTGTTCGCTTCGCCATCTGTTGCCCGGAGGCTTGGATCTACTACGATTAGAATGTTTGGAGTGCTTGGATCAGAAAACGCGCGATCGAGTGctcgaaaagaaatacaaattcaTTATATCTTCTACTCCCTTGACTGCCTCACTTTCGCATGTTTTCAGCATTCCATTTTTCGGGCAATTCTACAGAAGCTCCGATAGTTCGCATATGTGGATAAAACTATTCTACAATCATATAACAG GCTACGGGCCACCTAGTATCTTCCTTTGTCGCGGCACTGTACTTAAAACACTTCCACGCATTTTCCTTGGCTACGGGAAGTTGCTTGTAAATATTCTACATTCCGATTCATATGTCTTGAACTCCGAGAATTTCCGCAATCTCAACGATCAGTTGAAGAATGGCTGCATTTTGGTGCAGGGTTATGGCATCCGCCAGCCTGGCCAACTGCGGTACGAAGCATTCCCATTCAATCGAAAAGATCCACGCCAACTGGAATGGGCCAATCATAAAGCCGTGCAACAGCTGGCACGTCAAATGGATTTGGTGCACAATTGTGGTTTTATAACATTCCTAAATACAGGTGTACCCGACATTGGGTGTGAGTCTTTTGAGTTGCAAGTACACCTTAGACACCCCAAAAGCAAAGTAAAACCAACGATTGAACCAACAGGTGGGGTCGTAGAAACCAGTTGCTCAAAAGAAATTGTGCCAAATGCGGTTAGCCAAGCAACTGCCCCTATACAAGTGTCAACTGTGGCCCAACCACAGGATCTATTATCGCCAGGCGATGGCTCCGAAGTTACGAGTTTTGCACGTCTGAGTGCTTCGCCACTCAATACCAGACAATTGAAGAGTCCTGATGAAAACTATTTTGCGGTTAGTCCACAAAATGGTTCACCTTCAAACGTATTCACTTCAGCGGACTGTAACGAATTGCTGGCATCGGAGTTGGCCAAATGTGATGCTGATTCAGCTGCACAGAATAACAAAACCGAATTGGTATCACAAAGTTCTGTGGAAATACCAATCAGTATTGTAGCAAACAATGCGCAAGCCAACTCCATTTTGGATAGTCCAGATACTTCGAGCGAAGAGACAACCACCGAGGAGTGGACTTTGTTAGACGTCAATTTCGGTGTGCCACTATTCGATGTCGATTGTAATACGCGCATATGTGAGCAAATTGTGCGTAAGCTGCATCGAAACGAGAATCTGCAGACTTTGCCCACTAAAGCGTCGCACATGAATGAAATATTCATGAATTTCGTAAAGCAGTGCATGTATTTCGAAGATGAACCGAACATCGAACAATTGAAGATTGGTAGACTCTTACCATATCCACGCATCAATTTGGCGTTCGAAAATGGGCGAGTCTGCTATTGGAGTGGCAGATAA
- the LOC128861003 gene encoding ubiquitin-protein ligase E3A isoform X1, producing the protein MNAEEDTQQAIGDETSSINEDSPSASHNTSTRSPSNNQQAHGRQQQHLQSLQQTRTTNPDMKRSAVKELIERYFYQLQRGCGNPKCSNENCASSGQVASMNPNEIAARAIQLFSQDAKLCDFYSQPPKVPRTQNDSPSSSHSASSAATTPSIQDSDMLSPNDSSTSSTSSTTSTSSSSGNSTITSGSGSVNSPASQRSNISSGAGAGLSSGGGGSGGSGGGGGDANVVAASSSTTSLSSHSRVNSNRSMENNCAAAPADMCQLDILCNAAEAAEMAVDNSDLLAANTDMPVEGTMDANAPAVRSASGPPTPTFAPVPYLNEALLDELLDECKKFNTYDRLLHAINEVYPHVDRLSKSFQRPALRVLSTPLTSSATTSKLQELLGKSPNDLKKEDLRTLEGETDKDEDSTCVSTEEDTSSREQQAPQVCIDCDDEPMDEDGASDGFAFVAAAARGAGDNEVCVQSSSNDTLVDLESLRRVKKKLFALNNASIGEALNSNIILLAESIRYGREADWEKVLHCLVICFDMATNTSNSFADLEYLERSLPKLCHATRILPVSAQARLARIWAAHCKDQMQSLVQCCHQLITLQVILDEDTVQENTDVIAVTRVLKIAFYANILAGELDTTSINDHSQSANTIDADASSNTDTNNEDDDIFFYAQVPKPHYPKFAEDKLEKELGLSSMDCRVPLVPFEEFYNEPLSDAIQMDRDYLSYRNLSLNPSGEDLHFSFMLYSFILTPATKVIALYYDSRIRMYSERNSSLYSLLNSFSEGNESRPDLKLKVRRDNIIDDALIGLELVAMSNPKDLKKQLVVEFVGEQGIDEGGVSKEFFQLIVEEIFNPDYGMFVHQEDTNTVWFNSAPFENEAQFTLIGIILGLAIYNNIILAVNFPMVVYRKLMGGVGTFYDLKYWNPTLYRSLKSMLDYQEADMEEVFMQTFKISYNDVFGEVVEHELKSGGGDVVVGQHNKQEFVDMYSDYLLNKSIERQFRAFKKGFEMVTDESPLKLLFRPEEIELLVCGSRKFDFVELEKSTEYEGGYTKDSQVIKDFWDVVHSMPEESKRKLLEFTTGSDRVPVGGLSRLKLLITRHGPDSDRLPTSHTCFNVLLLPEYSNREKLEERLLKAINYSKGFGML; encoded by the exons ATGAACGCGGAGGAAGATACGCAACAAGCCATTGGCGACGAAACTTCGAG CATTAATGAAGATTCGCCATCTGCTAGTCATAACACCTCTACACGCTCACCAAGCAATAATCAACAAGCACACGGGCGGCAGCAGCAACATCTGCAGTCGCTGCAACAAACGCGTACCACCAATCCAGATATGAAACGATCCGCCGTCAAGGAACTAATAGAACGTTATTTTTATCAACTACAGCGAGGATGTGGAAATCCAAAATGTTCGAATGAGAATTGTGCATCCAGTGGCCAGGTGGCTTCTATGAATCCAAATGAAATAGCCGCACGCGCTATTCAGCTTTTCTCACAAGATGCTAAACTATGCGATTTCTATAGTCAACCACCGAAGGTACCCCGCACCCAGAATGACTCACCATCGAG TTCACATTCAGCCAGTTCTGCGGCCACAACACCCAGCATACAAGACTCCGATATGCTTTCACCTAATGATAGTAGCACGAGTAGCACAAGTAGCACTACCAGCACTAGTAGCAGCAGCGGTAATAGCACCATCACTTCTGGCAGCGGCAGTGTGAACAGTCCCGCCAGCCAACGCAGTAATATAAGCAGTGGTGCTGGCGCCGGCCTTAGTAGCGGCGGTGGCGGTAGCGGTGGCAGTGGTGGCGGTGGAGGTGATGCCAATGTGGTTGCCGCCTCCTCATCTACCACTTCATTATCTTCACATAGCCGCGTCAACTCGAATAGGAGTATGGAGAATAATTGTGCCGCAGCGCCAGCTGACATGTGTCAACTGGACATACTCTGTAATGCAGCAGAAGCGGCAGAAATGGCTGTGGACAACAGCGATTTGCTGGCGGCTAACACGGATATGCCGGTGGAGGGTACCATGGATGCCAATGCGCCAGCAGTGAGATCTGCCTCGGGGCCACCCACACCCACATTCGCGCCTGTTCCCTACCTCAATGAGGCGCTGCTTGACGAATTGCTGGACGAATGCAAAAAGTTTAATACCTACGATCGATTATTGCACGCCATAAACGAAGTTTATCCGCACGTCGATAGGTTGAGTAAGAGTTTCCAAAGACCTGCGCTTCGTGTATTATCTACTCCACTGACTTCAAGTGCTACTACTTCTAAACTTCAAGAATTGCTTGGCAAATCACCAAACGATTTAAAGAAAGAAGATCTGCGCACGCTAGAAGGAGAAACTGATAAAGATGAAGACAGCACCTGCGTGTCGACCGAAGAAGATACATCAAGCAGAGAGCAACAGGCGCCACAAGTGTGCATCGATTGCGATGACGAACCAATGGATGAAGATGGTGCATCTGACGGCTTTGCATTTGTAGCAGCCGCGGCACGTGGCGCTGGTGACAACGAAGTATGCGTGCAGTCGAGCAGTAATGACACGTTGGTGGACTTGGAAAGTTTGCGACgggttaaaaagaaattatttgcgTTGAACAACGCGAGCATTGGTGAGGCGCTGAATAGCAACATAATATTGTTGGCCGAGAGTATACGTTATGGTCGCGAAGCTGACTGGGAAAAGGTGCTGCACTGTTTGGTGATTTGTTTCGACATGGCTACAAATA CGTCCAACAGTTTCGCCGATTTGGAGTATCTGGAACGTTCGTTGCCTAAGCTTTGCCATGCTACACGGATATTGCCAGTTTCAGCTCAAGCGCGCTTAGCCCGTATCTGGGCCGCGCACTGCAAAGATCAGATGCAATCATTGGTGCAGTGCTGCCACCAATTGATCACCTTACAAGTGATACTCGACGAAGACACTGTACAGGAAAATACCGATGTCATTGCAGTAACGCGTGTGCTCAAG ATTGCTTTCTACGCCAATATCTTAGCCGGTGAGTTAGACACCACCTCTATAAATGATCATAGCCAATCGGCTAACACCATCGATGCTGATGCTTCTTCAAATACGGACACAAACAACGAGGATGATGATATATTTTTCTATGCTCAAGTACCTAAACCGCATTATCCGAAATTCGCTGAAGACAAACTAGAGAAAGAGTTGGGTTTATCAAGCATGGACTGTCGTGTGCCGTTGGTGCCATTTGAGGAATTCTACAATGAACCGCTAAGCGATGCAATACAAATGGATCGCGATTATTTATCATATAGAAATTTATCACTGAATCCCAGTGGTGAGG acCTACATTTCTCCTTCATGCTCTATTCATTCATATTAACGCCCGCGACCAAAGTCATTGCACTTTACTACGATAGTCGTATACGCATGTACAGTGAGCGAAACTCATCGCTATATTCATTATTAAATTCATTCTCCGAAGGAAATGAGTCCAGACCTGACTTGAAGTTAAAAGTGCGGCGTGATAATATTATTGATGATGCACTCATTGGA CTTGAGTTGGTAGCTATGAGTAAtccaaaagacttaaaaaaGCAGTTAGTAGTTGAGTTCGTTGGCGAACAGGGTATTGACGAGGGTGGCGTTTCCAAAGAATTTTTTCAGCTGATAGTTGAAGAGATTTTCAATCCAGACTACGGCATGTTTGTGCATCAGGAGGATACCAATACGGTGTG GTTTAACTCTGCACCATTCGAAAATGAGGCGCAGTTCACGCTTATTGGCATTATTTTAGGTTTAGCTATTTACAATAACATCATACTGGCTGTGAATTTTCCCATGGTCGTCTATCGCAAACTGATGGGCGGGGTTGGCACATTCTACGATTTGAAATACTGGAATCCCACATTGTATCGGAGTTTAAAATCCATGCTCGACTACCAAGAGGCCGACATGGAGGAAGTTTTTAtgcaaacttttaaaattagcTATAATGACGTCTTCGGTGAGGTAGTTGAACATGAATTGAAATCCGGTGGTGGCGACGTAGTGGTGGGTCAACACAATAAGCAGGAATTCGTTGATATGTACAGCGATTATTTACTCAACAAGAGTATCGAACGACAATTTAGGGCTTTCAAGAAAGGTTTCGAAATGGTAACAGATGAGTCGCCGCTCAAATTGCTCTTTCGCCCAGAGGAAATCGAATTGCTCGTCTGCGGTAGTAGA AAATTCGATTTTGTTGAACTGGAAAAATCCACCGAATACGAGGGTGGCTACACTAAGGACTCACAAGTAATCAAAGACTTTTGGGATGTTGTACACTCGATGCCCGAAGAGTCCAAACGCAAGTTGCTTGAATTCACCACTGGTTCGGATCGCGTGCCTGTTGGCGGGCTAAGTCGCCTCAAGCTGCTAATCACACGACACGGTCCCGACAGCGATCGTCTGCCCACCTCGCACACATGCTTTAATGTATTATTGCTGCCAGAGTACAGCAATCGAGAGAAGTTGGAGGAACGTTTACTAAAAGCGATTAACTATTCAAAAGGATTTGGCATGTTGTAA
- the LOC128861003 gene encoding ubiquitin-protein ligase E3A isoform X2: protein MNAEEDTQQAIGDETSSINEDSPSASHNTSTRSPSNNQQAHGRQQQHLQSLQQTRTTNPDMKRSAVKELIERYFYQLQRGCGNPKCSNENCASSGQVASMNPNEIAARAIQLFSQDAKLCDFYSQPPKVPRTQNDSPSSSHSASSAATTPSIQDSDMLSPNDSSTSSTSSTTSTSSSSGNSTITSGSGSVNSPASQRSNISSGAGAGLSSGGGGSGGSGGGGGDANVVAASSSTTSLSSHSRVNSNRSMENNCAAAPADMCQLDILCNAAEAAEMAVDNSDLLAANTDMPVEGTMDANAPAVRSASGPPTPTFAPVPYLNEALLDELLDECKKFNTYDRLLHAINEVYPHVDRLSKSFQRPALRVLSTPLTSSATTSKLQELLGKSPNDLKKEDLRTLEGETDKDEDSTCVSTEEDTSSREQQAPQVCIDCDDEPMDEDGASDGFAFVAAAARGAGDNEVCVQSSSNDTLVDLESLRRVKKKLFALNNASIGEALNSNIILLAESIRYGREADWEKVLHCLVICFDMATNTSNSFADLEYLERSLPKLCHATRILPVSAQARLARIWAAHCKDQMQSLVQCCHQLITLQVILDEDTVQENTDVIAVTRVLKIAFYANILAGELDTTSINDHSQSANTIDADASSNTDTNNEDDDIFFYAQVPKPHYPKFAEDKLEKELGLSSMDCRVPLVPFEEFYNEPLSDAIQMDRDYLSYRNLSLNPSDLHFSFMLYSFILTPATKVIALYYDSRIRMYSERNSSLYSLLNSFSEGNESRPDLKLKVRRDNIIDDALIGLELVAMSNPKDLKKQLVVEFVGEQGIDEGGVSKEFFQLIVEEIFNPDYGMFVHQEDTNTVWFNSAPFENEAQFTLIGIILGLAIYNNIILAVNFPMVVYRKLMGGVGTFYDLKYWNPTLYRSLKSMLDYQEADMEEVFMQTFKISYNDVFGEVVEHELKSGGGDVVVGQHNKQEFVDMYSDYLLNKSIERQFRAFKKGFEMVTDESPLKLLFRPEEIELLVCGSRKFDFVELEKSTEYEGGYTKDSQVIKDFWDVVHSMPEESKRKLLEFTTGSDRVPVGGLSRLKLLITRHGPDSDRLPTSHTCFNVLLLPEYSNREKLEERLLKAINYSKGFGML, encoded by the exons ATGAACGCGGAGGAAGATACGCAACAAGCCATTGGCGACGAAACTTCGAG CATTAATGAAGATTCGCCATCTGCTAGTCATAACACCTCTACACGCTCACCAAGCAATAATCAACAAGCACACGGGCGGCAGCAGCAACATCTGCAGTCGCTGCAACAAACGCGTACCACCAATCCAGATATGAAACGATCCGCCGTCAAGGAACTAATAGAACGTTATTTTTATCAACTACAGCGAGGATGTGGAAATCCAAAATGTTCGAATGAGAATTGTGCATCCAGTGGCCAGGTGGCTTCTATGAATCCAAATGAAATAGCCGCACGCGCTATTCAGCTTTTCTCACAAGATGCTAAACTATGCGATTTCTATAGTCAACCACCGAAGGTACCCCGCACCCAGAATGACTCACCATCGAG TTCACATTCAGCCAGTTCTGCGGCCACAACACCCAGCATACAAGACTCCGATATGCTTTCACCTAATGATAGTAGCACGAGTAGCACAAGTAGCACTACCAGCACTAGTAGCAGCAGCGGTAATAGCACCATCACTTCTGGCAGCGGCAGTGTGAACAGTCCCGCCAGCCAACGCAGTAATATAAGCAGTGGTGCTGGCGCCGGCCTTAGTAGCGGCGGTGGCGGTAGCGGTGGCAGTGGTGGCGGTGGAGGTGATGCCAATGTGGTTGCCGCCTCCTCATCTACCACTTCATTATCTTCACATAGCCGCGTCAACTCGAATAGGAGTATGGAGAATAATTGTGCCGCAGCGCCAGCTGACATGTGTCAACTGGACATACTCTGTAATGCAGCAGAAGCGGCAGAAATGGCTGTGGACAACAGCGATTTGCTGGCGGCTAACACGGATATGCCGGTGGAGGGTACCATGGATGCCAATGCGCCAGCAGTGAGATCTGCCTCGGGGCCACCCACACCCACATTCGCGCCTGTTCCCTACCTCAATGAGGCGCTGCTTGACGAATTGCTGGACGAATGCAAAAAGTTTAATACCTACGATCGATTATTGCACGCCATAAACGAAGTTTATCCGCACGTCGATAGGTTGAGTAAGAGTTTCCAAAGACCTGCGCTTCGTGTATTATCTACTCCACTGACTTCAAGTGCTACTACTTCTAAACTTCAAGAATTGCTTGGCAAATCACCAAACGATTTAAAGAAAGAAGATCTGCGCACGCTAGAAGGAGAAACTGATAAAGATGAAGACAGCACCTGCGTGTCGACCGAAGAAGATACATCAAGCAGAGAGCAACAGGCGCCACAAGTGTGCATCGATTGCGATGACGAACCAATGGATGAAGATGGTGCATCTGACGGCTTTGCATTTGTAGCAGCCGCGGCACGTGGCGCTGGTGACAACGAAGTATGCGTGCAGTCGAGCAGTAATGACACGTTGGTGGACTTGGAAAGTTTGCGACgggttaaaaagaaattatttgcgTTGAACAACGCGAGCATTGGTGAGGCGCTGAATAGCAACATAATATTGTTGGCCGAGAGTATACGTTATGGTCGCGAAGCTGACTGGGAAAAGGTGCTGCACTGTTTGGTGATTTGTTTCGACATGGCTACAAATA CGTCCAACAGTTTCGCCGATTTGGAGTATCTGGAACGTTCGTTGCCTAAGCTTTGCCATGCTACACGGATATTGCCAGTTTCAGCTCAAGCGCGCTTAGCCCGTATCTGGGCCGCGCACTGCAAAGATCAGATGCAATCATTGGTGCAGTGCTGCCACCAATTGATCACCTTACAAGTGATACTCGACGAAGACACTGTACAGGAAAATACCGATGTCATTGCAGTAACGCGTGTGCTCAAG ATTGCTTTCTACGCCAATATCTTAGCCGGTGAGTTAGACACCACCTCTATAAATGATCATAGCCAATCGGCTAACACCATCGATGCTGATGCTTCTTCAAATACGGACACAAACAACGAGGATGATGATATATTTTTCTATGCTCAAGTACCTAAACCGCATTATCCGAAATTCGCTGAAGACAAACTAGAGAAAGAGTTGGGTTTATCAAGCATGGACTGTCGTGTGCCGTTGGTGCCATTTGAGGAATTCTACAATGAACCGCTAAGCGATGCAATACAAATGGATCGCGATTATTTATCATATAGAAATTTATCACTGAATCCCAGTG acCTACATTTCTCCTTCATGCTCTATTCATTCATATTAACGCCCGCGACCAAAGTCATTGCACTTTACTACGATAGTCGTATACGCATGTACAGTGAGCGAAACTCATCGCTATATTCATTATTAAATTCATTCTCCGAAGGAAATGAGTCCAGACCTGACTTGAAGTTAAAAGTGCGGCGTGATAATATTATTGATGATGCACTCATTGGA CTTGAGTTGGTAGCTATGAGTAAtccaaaagacttaaaaaaGCAGTTAGTAGTTGAGTTCGTTGGCGAACAGGGTATTGACGAGGGTGGCGTTTCCAAAGAATTTTTTCAGCTGATAGTTGAAGAGATTTTCAATCCAGACTACGGCATGTTTGTGCATCAGGAGGATACCAATACGGTGTG GTTTAACTCTGCACCATTCGAAAATGAGGCGCAGTTCACGCTTATTGGCATTATTTTAGGTTTAGCTATTTACAATAACATCATACTGGCTGTGAATTTTCCCATGGTCGTCTATCGCAAACTGATGGGCGGGGTTGGCACATTCTACGATTTGAAATACTGGAATCCCACATTGTATCGGAGTTTAAAATCCATGCTCGACTACCAAGAGGCCGACATGGAGGAAGTTTTTAtgcaaacttttaaaattagcTATAATGACGTCTTCGGTGAGGTAGTTGAACATGAATTGAAATCCGGTGGTGGCGACGTAGTGGTGGGTCAACACAATAAGCAGGAATTCGTTGATATGTACAGCGATTATTTACTCAACAAGAGTATCGAACGACAATTTAGGGCTTTCAAGAAAGGTTTCGAAATGGTAACAGATGAGTCGCCGCTCAAATTGCTCTTTCGCCCAGAGGAAATCGAATTGCTCGTCTGCGGTAGTAGA AAATTCGATTTTGTTGAACTGGAAAAATCCACCGAATACGAGGGTGGCTACACTAAGGACTCACAAGTAATCAAAGACTTTTGGGATGTTGTACACTCGATGCCCGAAGAGTCCAAACGCAAGTTGCTTGAATTCACCACTGGTTCGGATCGCGTGCCTGTTGGCGGGCTAAGTCGCCTCAAGCTGCTAATCACACGACACGGTCCCGACAGCGATCGTCTGCCCACCTCGCACACATGCTTTAATGTATTATTGCTGCCAGAGTACAGCAATCGAGAGAAGTTGGAGGAACGTTTACTAAAAGCGATTAACTATTCAAAAGGATTTGGCATGTTGTAA
- the LOC128861004 gene encoding uncharacterized protein LOC128861004: MQATLSIGRTCPAGEGTPHDTNYLFTYPLSLWTQPVKYSMFPGARRRRPVLLLQQQQHMDEPMFIKNYGIVTPCQFVVASARASLRRAMNPIAVIVKLLPVHPG, from the exons ATGCAAGCAACCCTCTCGATTGGACGAACATGTCCGGCaggtgaaggcaccccgcacgacactaactacCTTTTCACATACCcactctccctctggacccaacctgttaaatacagcatgtttcctggggctagacgaagacgaccggtgttactgctacaacaacaacaacatatggaCGAACcaat gtttatcaaaaattacGGGATAGTCACTCCTTGTCAGTTTGTTGTTGCATCAGCTCGCGCATCGCTGCGTAGAGCGATGAATCCAATAGCCGTCATCGTCAAACTTCTACCGGTACACCCAGGCTGA